From Rutidosis leptorrhynchoides isolate AG116_Rl617_1_P2 chromosome 3, CSIRO_AGI_Rlap_v1, whole genome shotgun sequence, a single genomic window includes:
- the LOC139901572 gene encoding uncharacterized protein: MVSNLNNMLSSFHPSTGVDEVVWVPSATGIFSVPEAMRILVIADNSNLLDWKKKIVWNNRVPSKISIFHWLACNRCFPVKETLIRRQILRDHFSSLCIWCNLIPESVELLLLHRTWSFSIWSALFNWWNVRWVIPKTILEFSSDWFHVMGIGDKKFWSLIGPATLWSIWLARNDFVFNDNYTCWKSIVRQIKLKVFPWATFHKLCCSHQFYVWEFNPALLCFSA, from the coding sequence ATGGTTTCTAATCTAAATAACATGCTATCTTCATTCCATCCATCTACTGGAGTCGACGAAGTAGTATGGGTTCCATCAGCTACAGGGATTTTTAGTGTGCCAGAAGCCATGAGAATTCTTGTTATAGCGGATAATTCTAATTTACtagattggaaaaaaaaaattgtttggaATAACCGGGTCCCTTCCAAAATTTCCATTTTTCATTGGTTGGCATGTAATCGTTGTTTTCCGGTTAAAGAGACTCTTATCCGAAGGCAAATTCTTCGGGATCATTTTTCATCGCTTTGTATATGGTGCAATTTAATCCCCGAATCCGTGGAGCTTTTGCTTTTGCATCGTACTTGGTCATTTAGCATTTGGTCCGCCCTCTTTAATTGGTGGAACGTGAGATGGGTGATCCCAAAAACTATTTTAGAGTTTTCAAGTGATTGGTTTCATGTTATGGGCATTGGCGATAAAAAGTTTTGGAGTTTGATCGGCCCGGCAACGCTTTGGTCCATATGGTTAGCAAGAAATGACTTCGTTTTCAATGACAATTACACTTGTTGGAAGTCTATCGTACGACAAATCAAGCTCAAAGTATTCCCGTGGGCCACTTTTCATAAGTTATGTTGTTCGCATCAATTTTATGTTTGGGAGTTTAATCCCGCATTGTTATGTTTTTCGGCTTAG
- the LOC139901573 gene encoding uncharacterized protein: MFSNRFTGTIPDSLGNLVNVGAMSLWGNLFSGSIPSSFGNLTLLITLFLHTNNLVGPIPPSLSNCKGLQLLDLHRNNLSGFIPDEIFGLSSLTITLDLSDNHFVGPLSSQVGKLRNLVSFNVSNNMLSGSVPSSLGAYTSLVALSISANVFEGEIPSTFSSLRGLEFLDLSRNNLTGNIPEYLGNFLFIHNLNLSFNGFEGKLPDKGVFRNVSKVFINGNPKLCGGFPEFQLPECSIHQESSKKNNLSRVLMIIIPIFGMFLILVVAVVFYSIYKRRYSKKVSLVINSDNENFQQLSYRVLYEATNGFSSANLIGNGKFSYVYKAILNQNNGPEVVVAVKVLKLAVHGAETSFIAECKALRDFVAHLGDFGLARFIQQTTFGVSISHDSSIGVKGTVACAQKHWLI; encoded by the exons ATGTTCTCAAACCGATTCACTGGTACAATTCCAGATTCATTAGGTAATCTAGTAAACGTCGGTGCAATGTCTCTTTGGGGAAACTTATTTTCGGGCTCTATACCCTCGTCATTTGGAAATCTTACTCTATTAATCACACTCTTTTTACATACTAATAATCTTGTGGGACCGATACCACCAAGTTTATCCAACTGTAAAGGCTTGCAGCTGTTGGATCTTCATAGGAATAATCTCAGCGGGTTCATACCTGATGAAATTTTTGGTCTTTCTTCCTTGACAATAACCTTAGACCTTTCTGATAACCATTTTGTGGGTCCTCTTTCTTCCCAAGTAGGAAAGTTGCGAAATTTGGTTTCGTTTAACGTTTCAAATAACATGTTGTCAGGATCAGTTCCATCTAGTCTTGGAGCTTACACGAGTTTGGTTGCATTATCCATTTCTGCAAACGTCTTTGAAGGTGAAATTCCATCCACATTTAGCTCGTTGAGAGGGCTAGAATTTCTTGATCTTTCAAGAAACAACTTAACAGGGAATATCCCCGAGTACCTAGGAAATTTCTTGTTCATCCACAATTTGAACTTGTCTTTCAATGGTTTTGAGGGAAAGTTGCCCGATAAAGGAGTTTTTAGAAATGTAAGCAAAGTTTTTATTAATGGAAATCCTAAACTTTGCGGTGGATTTCCAGAATTTCAGTTGCCCGAGTGTTCAATTCATCAAGAATCATCCAAGAAAAACAATCTTTCTCGTGTCTTGATGATCATCATTCCAATATTTGGCATGTTTTTGATACTAGTCGTGGCTGTAGTCTTTTATTCAATTTACAAACGAAGATATAGTAAGAAGGTTTCCTTGGTGATTAATTCGGACAACGAAAACTTCCAACAGCTTTCTTATAGAGTCTTATACGAAGCAACAAATGGATTTTCTTCTGCAAACTTGATTGGTAATGGAAAGTTCAGTTATGTCTATAAGGCGATTTTGAACCAAAATAATGGACCAGAAGTTGTTGTTGCTGTGAAGGTACTAAAACTTGCGGTTCATGGTGCTGAAACGAGTTTTATTGCAGAATGTAAAGCTTTAAGAG ATTTTGTTGCTCATCTTGGTGATTTCGGGTTAGCAAGATTTATTCAACAGACTACATTTGGCGTTTCTATAAGCCATGACAGTTCTATTGGTGTAAAAGGAACTGTTGCGTGCGCGCAAAAACATTGGTTAATTTGA